The proteins below come from a single Lactobacillus johnsonii genomic window:
- a CDS encoding acyltransferase family protein yields MNKKNRFITGYAGLRALAVIGVILYHLNPNQFMGGYLGVPIFLVLSGYLVTDHMFHAYEERGEYNFKSFYIRRIKKLYPQMITLLWGCSAYILLFQQNLLAKLNQIVVTNLLNVYNFWQIKNGQSYFERFAANESPFVHLWTMSIEGQFYIIWPLIIFLLVKFAKKKKTIFWIITAVTLFSALEMAFLFKPGVDTSRIYYGTDTRFFSLGLGAMLAVFWPTWKLNANLEKRDHWLLNIVGAISLVAILLMATSPIFNPQKAFAYRGGMFFFSLVTTIFVGIIAHPGSSWNKWLTNPVFKWIGSRSYGIYLYQFPVMIFFEDKVKDIADHVVLYHSIEVILILIIAELSYRFIEKPFGRIDWEKVRQFLTKALNLRAKHYQAKILFATGIIVFILGSFGILKAPTVKAENPNHSQLAKQIKSNRSKQLKSNKKLIKEAQSRKKTAPTSKADLIKQAKKAAVTKPVNKDFEKYGISQVDLQLAQKIQVTAIGDSVMAGSSQNLQKLMPHLIIDAVVSRQLGDTIPLFEQYKAKGALNDNVLIGLGTNGAFEPKELDHLMQIIGPKRHVFWVNTHVPTRDWQDQVNGELDAATKKYPNLTIIKWHEFAGSHPDWFYDDHTHPTPEGSKFYSAYITKVLVTEGKY; encoded by the coding sequence TTGAATAAAAAGAACCGCTTTATTACAGGTTATGCCGGACTTCGTGCTCTAGCCGTTATTGGAGTAATTCTATATCACCTTAATCCAAACCAGTTTATGGGTGGATATTTAGGAGTACCGATATTTTTAGTATTATCGGGTTATTTAGTTACAGACCATATGTTTCATGCCTATGAGGAGCGGGGAGAGTATAATTTCAAATCTTTCTACATCAGGCGAATCAAAAAATTATACCCTCAAATGATTACACTGTTGTGGGGATGTAGTGCCTATATCTTACTTTTTCAGCAGAATCTTCTAGCTAAGTTGAATCAAATAGTCGTTACTAATTTACTGAACGTCTATAACTTTTGGCAGATAAAGAATGGACAAAGTTATTTTGAACGATTTGCAGCTAATGAATCGCCATTTGTTCATTTATGGACCATGTCAATTGAAGGTCAATTTTACATTATTTGGCCCCTAATAATCTTTTTGCTAGTTAAGTTCGCTAAAAAGAAAAAAACAATTTTTTGGATTATTACAGCTGTAACTTTATTTTCTGCGTTAGAGATGGCATTTTTATTTAAACCAGGTGTCGATACAAGTAGAATTTACTATGGGACGGATACAAGATTCTTCTCTCTAGGTTTGGGAGCAATGCTAGCAGTTTTTTGGCCAACTTGGAAGTTAAATGCAAATCTAGAAAAAAGAGATCATTGGCTCTTAAATATTGTGGGAGCTATATCATTAGTAGCTATCTTACTAATGGCAACGAGTCCAATTTTTAATCCACAAAAAGCATTTGCCTATCGTGGAGGGATGTTCTTCTTTTCACTAGTAACAACGATTTTTGTTGGAATCATTGCTCATCCAGGCAGTAGCTGGAACAAGTGGTTAACTAATCCAGTATTTAAATGGATTGGGTCACGTTCATATGGAATTTACTTATATCAATTTCCAGTAATGATTTTCTTTGAAGATAAGGTTAAAGATATTGCCGATCATGTGGTTTTATATCATTCAATCGAAGTTATTTTAATTTTGATAATTGCTGAACTTAGTTATCGTTTTATTGAAAAACCATTTGGTCGAATTGATTGGGAAAAGGTTCGTCAATTCTTAACTAAGGCCTTAAATTTACGAGCAAAACACTATCAAGCAAAGATACTTTTCGCAACAGGGATAATAGTTTTTATTCTAGGTAGTTTTGGAATTTTAAAAGCGCCAACTGTCAAAGCGGAAAATCCTAATCACTCTCAACTAGCTAAACAGATTAAATCAAATCGGAGTAAGCAGCTAAAGAGTAATAAAAAATTAATTAAGGAAGCTCAGTCTAGAAAGAAAACAGCACCAACTTCAAAAGCTGATCTTATAAAACAAGCTAAGAAAGCGGCAGTTACCAAACCGGTAAATAAAGACTTTGAAAAATACGGAATTTCTCAAGTTGATTTACAACTAGCACAAAAAATTCAGGTGACTGCCATTGGAGACTCAGTAATGGCTGGATCTAGCCAAAACTTACAAAAATTGATGCCACATTTAATTATTGATGCAGTTGTTTCTAGACAATTGGGTGATACTATTCCACTTTTTGAACAATACAAAGCAAAGGGTGCTTTAAATGATAATGTGCTAATTGGCTTAGGAACAAACGGAGCCTTTGAACCAAAAGAACTTGATCACTTAATGCAAATTATTGGTCCAAAGAGACATGTTTTTTGGGTTAATACTCATGTGCCAACGCGTGATTGGCAAGATCAAGTTAATGGTGAACTAGATGCAGCAACGAAAAAATATCCAAACTTAACGATTATTAAGTGGCATGAGTTTGCTGGAAGTCATCCAGATTGGTTCTACGATGATCATACACATCCAACTCCAGAAGGATCGAAATTTTATAGTGCCTATATAACTAAAGTTTTAGTTACCGAAGGAAAATATTAG
- the obgE gene encoding GTPase ObgE has product MFVDQTKIDVQAGKGGDGAVAFRHEKYVPLGGPAGGDGGRGGSIILVADSGLRTLMDFRFRRKFKADNGENGRIKSQYGRGAKDVRLKVPMGTSVYDFNTGELLGDLVENGQELVVAHGGKGGRGNIHFATPTRTAPEIAENGEPGEFRTLRLELKVLADVGLVGFPSVGKSTLLSVVTKAKPKIAAYEFTTLTPNLGMVVLPDGRDFSMADLPGLIEGASKGVGLGIQFLRHVERTKVILHLVSMDPNNGRDAYEDYETIRKELAGYTKDLTTKKEIIVATQMDIPGSEEKFAEFKKKLGDKTVYPISSVTHKGVSELMGKTADLVEEVAKEEAEKPAEIKVAEKEYVYKKPEDEGFKVERTGEHSFVVTGNKLERLVQRTNLDHTDGIMLLARKLKRLGVDEALRENGAVTGDDVSIADFTFEFVD; this is encoded by the coding sequence ATGTTTGTCGACCAAACAAAAATAGATGTACAAGCAGGAAAGGGCGGCGACGGTGCCGTTGCTTTTCGACATGAGAAATATGTTCCACTTGGTGGACCAGCCGGTGGAGACGGAGGCCGCGGAGGCAGTATTATTTTAGTTGCTGACTCCGGCCTAAGAACCTTAATGGATTTCCGCTTTAGACGTAAGTTTAAGGCAGATAACGGTGAAAATGGTCGTATTAAATCACAATATGGCCGCGGAGCAAAAGATGTAAGATTAAAAGTTCCGATGGGAACAAGTGTCTATGATTTTAATACTGGCGAGCTTTTGGGCGACTTAGTTGAAAATGGTCAAGAATTGGTAGTAGCTCACGGAGGAAAAGGTGGTAGAGGTAATATTCACTTTGCTACTCCAACAAGAACTGCTCCAGAAATTGCTGAAAATGGTGAACCAGGAGAATTCCGTACTTTACGCTTGGAGTTAAAAGTCTTAGCTGATGTCGGGCTAGTAGGATTCCCATCTGTTGGTAAGTCAACCTTGTTATCCGTTGTAACTAAGGCTAAGCCAAAGATTGCCGCTTATGAATTTACAACTTTAACTCCTAACTTAGGAATGGTTGTTCTTCCAGATGGTCGTGATTTTTCAATGGCTGACTTGCCAGGATTAATTGAAGGTGCTTCAAAAGGTGTTGGACTTGGAATTCAATTCTTGCGTCATGTTGAACGTACAAAAGTAATCTTACACTTAGTTTCAATGGATCCAAACAATGGCCGTGATGCTTACGAAGACTATGAGACAATTCGTAAGGAATTAGCAGGCTACACTAAGGATTTAACTACCAAGAAAGAAATTATTGTAGCAACACAAATGGATATTCCTGGTAGTGAAGAAAAATTTGCGGAATTTAAGAAGAAACTAGGAGATAAAACTGTCTATCCTATTTCTAGTGTTACCCATAAAGGTGTTAGTGAACTAATGGGTAAGACCGCAGATCTTGTTGAAGAAGTTGCTAAAGAAGAAGCTGAAAAACCAGCAGAAATCAAAGTTGCCGAAAAAGAATATGTTTATAAGAAACCAGAAGATGAAGGCTTTAAGGTTGAAAGAACAGGCGAACACAGCTTTGTTGTTACAGGCAATAAGTTAGAGCGTCTTGTTCAAAGAACTAACCTTGACCATACTGACGGAATTATGCTTCTAGCTCGTAAATTAAAGCGCTTGGGTGTAGATGAAGCTTTAAGAGAAAATGGAGCAGTAACTGGCGACGATGTTTCAATAGCTGACTTTACTTTTGAATTTGTAGATTAG
- the uvrC gene encoding excinuclease ABC subunit UvrC has product MATEHIENKLKLLPDKPGCYLMKDVNGNVIYVGKSKNLKNRVRSYFKSKQVGRRAELVREIRDFDIITVSSDKESFLLEITLIKKYQPYYNVQLKQGTGYPYIEITNERDPQTRLTSIVHKDHGYYFGPYPNVYAAQATLKFIQKVWPLRRCTGHQGRPCLYYHMGQCLGACFKEVSKSTYDAQIRKIKRFLNGDIAQVKQDLTEKMTQASMDLEFERAAEIRDQLKYIEQTVEKQKIISNDHTQRDIFNFYVDKSWISIQIFFLRQAKLLRRETRLFPLTDTNDPQDAFVSFIAQFYGQRNRILPKEVLVPAGIDNESLSEVLKVPVRTPQRGQKKALLEMAHDNAKLKLDEKFRLLELGNRKTKGAQKEIFDALGLPYGHRIESFDHSHIQGADPVSALVVFTDGEADKHEYRKYKLKGEVEHQNAADEVGNTREVVRRRYSRLLKEHKKMPDLILMDGGQIQVEACLDVLRNELNVNIPVAGMVKDDHHRTNHLIFGDPTKGEELKLIPLDLKSEGFYLMTRIQDEVHRFAITFHRRTHAKNALSSKLDEIKGIGPKSRNKLLRKFGSLKKIKEASVDELREAGLTLPQAQTVKLSL; this is encoded by the coding sequence ATGGCAACGGAACATATTGAAAATAAATTAAAACTTTTGCCGGATAAGCCAGGTTGCTACTTAATGAAAGATGTTAATGGTAATGTGATTTATGTGGGAAAGTCTAAAAACTTAAAGAACCGCGTTCGTTCCTATTTTAAAAGTAAACAGGTGGGGAGACGTGCTGAACTTGTACGTGAAATACGTGATTTTGATATCATTACTGTCTCATCCGATAAGGAATCTTTTTTGTTAGAAATTACACTAATCAAAAAATATCAGCCTTACTATAATGTCCAGTTAAAGCAAGGCACAGGCTATCCTTACATTGAAATCACTAATGAACGTGATCCGCAAACACGTTTGACATCAATTGTTCATAAAGATCACGGTTACTATTTTGGACCTTATCCAAATGTTTATGCAGCGCAAGCAACTTTGAAATTTATTCAAAAAGTCTGGCCCCTAAGAAGATGTACCGGTCATCAAGGACGTCCCTGTCTTTACTATCACATGGGACAATGTTTGGGAGCTTGCTTTAAGGAAGTGTCAAAGAGTACGTATGATGCTCAGATTAGAAAGATAAAGCGATTTTTAAATGGAGACATCGCCCAGGTTAAGCAAGATCTGACAGAAAAAATGACACAAGCTTCAATGGATCTAGAATTTGAACGTGCTGCTGAAATTAGGGATCAATTGAAATATATTGAACAAACTGTTGAGAAACAAAAGATTATTTCTAATGATCATACTCAACGGGATATCTTTAATTTTTATGTTGATAAGTCTTGGATTTCAATTCAGATTTTCTTTTTAAGACAGGCTAAGTTATTACGTCGTGAAACAAGACTATTTCCTTTAACTGATACTAATGATCCACAAGATGCCTTTGTTTCCTTCATTGCTCAATTTTATGGACAGCGTAATCGTATTTTACCAAAAGAAGTTTTAGTACCAGCTGGAATTGATAATGAATCTTTGTCTGAAGTACTAAAGGTACCCGTAAGAACCCCACAACGTGGTCAAAAGAAAGCCTTATTAGAAATGGCTCATGACAATGCTAAGTTGAAACTAGATGAAAAATTCCGACTCTTAGAACTAGGTAATCGTAAAACTAAGGGGGCACAAAAAGAAATTTTTGACGCTTTAGGGCTGCCGTATGGACATAGAATTGAAAGTTTTGACCACTCTCATATTCAGGGAGCTGACCCGGTTTCTGCTTTGGTAGTATTTACTGATGGTGAAGCTGATAAACATGAATATCGTAAATACAAATTAAAGGGTGAGGTTGAACATCAAAATGCGGCTGATGAAGTAGGAAACACCCGTGAAGTAGTTAGAAGACGATACAGTCGACTTTTAAAAGAACATAAAAAAATGCCAGATCTTATTTTAATGGATGGTGGTCAGATTCAAGTTGAAGCTTGTTTGGATGTGTTAAGAAATGAATTGAATGTAAATATTCCTGTCGCCGGAATGGTAAAGGATGATCATCACCGAACTAATCACTTGATTTTTGGTGATCCTACGAAGGGAGAAGAATTAAAGCTAATTCCTTTAGATCTAAAATCTGAGGGATTTTACTTAATGACCAGAATTCAGGATGAAGTTCACCGCTTTGCAATTACTTTTCATAGAAGAACTCATGCCAAAAATGCTCTTTCAAGTAAATTAGATGAAATTAAGGGTATTGGGCCTAAATCTAGAAATAAGCTCCTAAGAAAGTTTGGTTCTTTAAAGAAAATTAAAGAAGCATCAGTGGATGAATTAAGAGAAGCTGGTCTAACTCTTCCGCAAGCACAAACTGTAAAATTGAGTTTATAA
- a CDS encoding nucleoside hydrolase: protein MKNIYFNHDGNIDDLVSLLLLLQAPDIKLIGISAIDGDGYIDPSVEACRKMVDRFNLRGDKLEVARSNSRAVHQFPKEWRMATYSFNYFPILNESGEIKTPEAALPAHLDMIDKIKKTDGPVTLVMTGPITDLARALDEDASIQSKIEKVYWMGGSLDGHGNVVSVDADGTQEWNAFWDPDAVRRVLDSDLKIQMVGLESTEELPLTDELRQHWASLRKYPAIDLVGLGYSLIISVPNAELYLWDVLTTMSALYPELVETRQVKANVITSGLASGRMFIDPNGKEITEVTKADKDLFFKKVDKILERQ, encoded by the coding sequence ATGAAAAATATTTATTTTAATCATGATGGAAACATCGATGATTTAGTTTCACTTCTTTTACTCTTGCAAGCACCTGATATTAAACTCATTGGAATTAGTGCCATTGATGGCGATGGATATATCGATCCCTCAGTGGAAGCTTGTCGGAAAATGGTCGATAGATTCAATTTACGTGGTGATAAATTAGAAGTTGCTCGCTCTAATTCACGTGCTGTTCATCAATTTCCAAAAGAGTGGCGGATGGCAACATACTCATTTAACTACTTTCCAATCTTAAATGAGAGCGGTGAAATTAAAACCCCAGAAGCTGCGTTGCCTGCTCATTTAGATATGATTGATAAAATTAAAAAAACAGATGGTCCCGTTACCTTAGTAATGACTGGTCCAATCACTGATTTAGCTCGAGCATTAGACGAAGATGCTTCAATTCAATCAAAAATTGAAAAAGTCTACTGGATGGGTGGCTCTCTGGACGGACATGGAAACGTAGTTAGCGTTGATGCTGACGGCACTCAAGAATGGAATGCTTTTTGGGATCCGGATGCAGTGAGACGAGTTCTAGATTCCGATCTTAAAATTCAAATGGTCGGCTTAGAAAGTACCGAAGAACTTCCTTTAACTGATGAACTTCGTCAGCACTGGGCTAGTTTAAGAAAGTATCCAGCTATTGACTTAGTTGGTTTAGGATACAGCTTAATTATTTCTGTTCCAAATGCAGAGCTATATTTGTGGGACGTTTTAACCACTATGTCAGCTCTCTACCCTGAACTTGTTGAGACACGTCAGGTAAAAGCAAATGTTATTACATCAGGGTTAGCAAGTGGTCGCATGTTTATCGACCCTAATGGAAAAGAAATTACTGAAGTAACAAAAGCAGATAAAGATTTATTCTTTAAGAAAGTAGATAAAATTTTAGAAAGACAATAA
- a CDS encoding DedA family protein: MTIWLTHFIENFGYLAIILLIAVENIFPPIPSEVILTLGGFLVSGTKLTLIGVILASTLGSIIGAIILFSISRNLTLPRLEKLLETKLFKLLGFKKDDAQKAIDWFDKHGIGAIFYGRCIPVVRSLISIPAGIAHVGWTKFLVLTTLGSLVWNSVLVGLGHYMGKNWQVVVRIFDDYTIVIIILLLILFIYFGIKWYKSRIKK; this comes from the coding sequence ATGACAATTTGGTTAACACACTTTATCGAAAATTTCGGCTATCTTGCCATTATTCTTTTAATTGCCGTTGAAAATATTTTTCCACCTATTCCTTCAGAAGTGATTTTGACCCTTGGAGGATTCCTAGTTAGTGGAACTAAATTAACTCTAATCGGAGTTATCCTAGCTTCAACTTTAGGATCAATTATTGGTGCGATTATTCTATTTTCAATAAGTCGTAATCTAACACTGCCACGACTTGAAAAATTACTTGAAACTAAATTATTTAAACTTTTAGGATTTAAAAAAGATGATGCTCAAAAAGCCATTGATTGGTTCGACAAACATGGAATTGGCGCCATTTTTTACGGACGTTGCATCCCTGTTGTTAGAAGTTTAATCTCAATTCCCGCAGGTATTGCCCATGTCGGCTGGACTAAATTTCTAGTCTTGACTACTTTAGGTAGTTTAGTTTGGAATAGTGTATTAGTTGGTTTAGGGCACTATATGGGAAAGAATTGGCAAGTCGTAGTTAGAATCTTTGATGATTACACAATCGTAATTATTATCCTTTTACTAATTCTATTTATTTACTTTGGAATTAAATGGTACAAATCTCGAATTAAGAAGTAA
- a CDS encoding site-specific integrase: protein MLFPYEKNFNQWCSSQNLAPRTITSINQSIYYFWNYFLQNSNLEPKVSNVSAQDILAFIDHLEQDQNKTISTINKYVTHLKKYFSFLYDHQLVKNYLFTDLHGYTFDRTPHICIDWIDQIDEIITWPEISLDCKKVLILIAHGFDPKQFLNLSKANISSIKNSNYRSILLTNTEENPLIFQTKTGKQISALTSLTRKIAPDKDILNFDLTPGKLRLSYIYYKVNDPSLSDLKLMEILHCNRKSLTYYRNQLDKLKLAPFTPKRTV, encoded by the coding sequence ATGCTATTTCCCTACGAAAAAAATTTTAATCAATGGTGCAGTAGTCAAAATCTTGCGCCGCGAACAATTACTTCAATTAATCAATCGATCTATTATTTTTGGAACTATTTTTTACAAAATTCAAATTTAGAACCTAAAGTTAGTAATGTTTCTGCTCAAGATATCCTCGCCTTTATTGACCACTTAGAGCAAGATCAAAATAAAACAATTAGTACGATTAATAAGTATGTTACCCATTTAAAGAAATATTTTTCTTTTCTCTATGACCACCAATTAGTTAAAAATTATCTTTTTACCGATTTACATGGCTATACTTTTGATCGAACTCCGCATATTTGTATTGATTGGATTGATCAGATTGATGAAATTATAACTTGGCCTGAAATTAGTCTTGATTGCAAAAAAGTTCTAATTTTGATTGCTCACGGCTTTGACCCAAAACAATTTCTTAATTTAAGTAAGGCTAATATTTCAAGTATTAAAAATTCAAACTATCGCTCTATTCTCCTGACTAATACTGAAGAAAATCCTCTTATTTTTCAAACAAAGACCGGTAAACAAATCTCTGCCTTAACCTCTTTAACTAGAAAAATTGCTCCAGACAAGGACATTTTAAATTTTGATCTTACCCCAGGAAAACTTCGCCTTTCTTACATTTACTATAAAGTAAATGACCCTAGCCTCTCTGACTTGAAATTAATGGAAATCCTACATTGTAATCGTAAGAGTTTGACTTATTATCGCAATCAACTAGATAAGCTTAAACTTGCTCCCTTTACACCAAAAAGAACGGTTTAA
- a CDS encoding SDR family oxidoreductase, with amino-acid sequence MTKIAILGAAGQIAQLVEPMLLKKTDVDMVLYLRHPNKLHQVDESREEIIKGDASNFNELKAALAGVDLVYANLAGANIEDQAETVVKAMDANGIKRLIWVSSLGIYNEVPGKFGEWNKNVLGSYLTTYRAAADKITESDLDYTIIRPAWLTNKDEVSYEKTVGAQTPFKGTEVSRLSVADYIVNIIENPAEDLKSNVGLDKPGTDGDKPAWY; translated from the coding sequence ATGACAAAGATTGCTATTTTAGGTGCTGCTGGTCAAATTGCTCAATTAGTTGAACCAATGCTATTAAAGAAGACGGATGTAGATATGGTTTTATATTTGCGTCATCCTAATAAATTACATCAAGTTGATGAAAGTCGAGAAGAGATAATCAAGGGTGATGCAAGCAACTTTAATGAATTAAAGGCAGCATTAGCAGGTGTTGACCTAGTTTACGCAAACTTAGCTGGGGCAAACATTGAAGATCAAGCCGAAACTGTTGTTAAAGCAATGGATGCAAATGGCATTAAGCGCTTAATTTGGGTTTCTTCTCTAGGAATCTATAATGAAGTACCAGGAAAATTTGGTGAATGGAATAAGAATGTTTTAGGTTCTTACTTAACCACTTATAGAGCAGCAGCTGATAAGATTACAGAAAGTGATTTAGATTACACCATTATTAGACCAGCTTGGTTAACTAATAAAGATGAAGTAAGTTATGAAAAGACTGTTGGTGCTCAAACTCCATTCAAGGGAACCGAAGTGTCTCGCTTGAGTGTAGCAGACTATATAGTTAATATAATTGAAAATCCAGCAGAGGATCTTAAGAGTAATGTTGGTTTAGATAAGCCTGGAACTGACGGTGATAAGCCAGCCTGGTATTAA
- a CDS encoding APC family permease: protein MTNKSSVPKKLSFISIYFLGINAVIGSGTFLLPSVIYRYMNLTAILVLLCTAVTVSMIALCYADLSSRFTQSGAAWLYSYNAFGRFSGYELGIFTWFLGCTTLSAEVVALLTILKSFLPIFKNNAVYISGVIFLILLFSIINFFGRSWVKIVNNISAAAKIITLLVFIIVGAFFIKKAHFTPVIPHAALTGVGPFFKHFGAAFTPIFYLFTGFSFIPIAAKQMNNPEKNIPRVLIAVMTSVTILDCLMLLVAIGLSGQKLGSYSNPLASALKTGVGQWGFAFMIVGMLISIFGVAFSASFNTPSLIASLATEHGMLPKWIGKKNKHDAPWVGIIFTAVLSGALATQSYLFLVSCTVLASFVQYVPSILAVIKFKHSNEYPTHGFSLPGKYTIPIIALIISCYMVTNFTPKTLLLGAVVAVIAAACYFFIDKDEKLEKEHEDFLAKLRRKN from the coding sequence ATGACTAATAAAAGTTCCGTACCTAAGAAACTTTCCTTTATATCTATCTATTTCTTAGGTATTAATGCAGTCATTGGATCAGGGACATTCCTGCTACCTTCTGTAATTTATCGTTACATGAACTTAACAGCTATTCTTGTTCTTCTCTGTACTGCTGTCACTGTCAGCATGATTGCTTTATGCTATGCTGACTTATCCAGCCGTTTCACACAATCCGGAGCCGCTTGGCTTTATTCATATAATGCTTTTGGGCGTTTTTCGGGTTATGAACTAGGTATTTTTACTTGGTTTTTAGGATGTACAACTCTTTCTGCTGAAGTAGTTGCTTTATTAACCATTCTAAAGAGTTTTCTACCTATTTTTAAAAATAATGCAGTCTACATTAGTGGAGTTATCTTCTTAATTTTACTGTTTTCAATTATTAATTTCTTTGGTAGATCTTGGGTAAAAATTGTTAATAACATTTCAGCTGCAGCTAAGATTATTACATTACTTGTCTTCATTATTGTGGGGGCCTTCTTTATTAAGAAAGCTCACTTTACTCCGGTAATTCCACATGCAGCTTTAACCGGTGTTGGCCCATTCTTTAAACATTTTGGGGCTGCCTTCACACCAATTTTTTATTTATTTACTGGATTTTCTTTTATTCCAATTGCCGCAAAGCAAATGAATAATCCAGAAAAGAATATTCCACGCGTTTTAATTGCAGTAATGACTAGTGTAACAATTCTAGATTGCTTGATGCTTTTAGTTGCAATTGGTTTAAGTGGGCAAAAACTAGGAAGTTATTCTAATCCATTAGCGAGTGCTCTAAAGACTGGTGTTGGCCAATGGGGTTTTGCTTTTATGATTGTCGGAATGTTAATTTCAATCTTTGGTGTTGCCTTTAGTGCTTCATTTAATACTCCTTCACTTATTGCATCCCTTGCTACCGAACATGGGATGCTTCCGAAATGGATTGGTAAGAAAAATAAACACGATGCTCCTTGGGTTGGTATTATTTTTACCGCTGTTCTTTCAGGAGCCTTAGCTACTCAAAGCTACCTATTCCTTGTTTCATGTACAGTTTTAGCATCCTTTGTTCAATATGTGCCATCAATTTTAGCAGTCATTAAATTTAAGCATAGTAATGAATACCCAACACACGGTTTTTCACTACCTGGAAAATACACTATTCCAATTATTGCTTTGATTATTTCTTGTTATATGGTTACTAACTTTACTCCTAAGACACTACTCTTAGGGGCTGTAGTTGCAGTGATTGCGGCTGCCTGCTACTTCTTTATTGATAAGGATGAAAAGTTAGAAAAAGAACATGAAGACTTTTTAGCTAAATTAAGACGAAAAAACTAA
- a CDS encoding IS3-like element IS1223 family transposase (programmed frameshift), translated as MTKYSTELKIEIVSKYLNHEDSIKGLAKQYNIHWTLIRRWIDKAKCQGLAALSVKHTKTTYSSDFRLNVVRYYLTHSIGVSKVAAKFNISDSQVYNWAKKFNEEGYAGLLPKQKGRPRKVPKKSKKTTKKLELSEKQKYEEKILKQEAELERLRVENLGLKKSGCPISTLSNKQKTQLIQDIRAKHHQIKLKVLFKVLKLNRKTYYDNVKNRINQADKYALVKEKIQEIYYGYEGQETYGYRPMWGALRDEGFKLSLETVRKLMRSLGIKTTIYHKNTGKYSSYKGNVGKKAPNILNQTFDETIPYKVLHTDVTEYKLTSGKKVYISPVVDEASLEILACAVSYSPEMKTIYNMLDELADNLPPGAAPILHSDQGFQYQNPGYQARLKKMNIIQSMSRKGNCHDNAPGETIFNLMKREKLNRLKIGSLEEMKEILKDYIYWFNNVRRSNKLKYTTPVKYRNRVLSNL; from the exons ATGACCAAATATTCGACTGAATTAAAAATTGAAATTGTTTCCAAATATTTAAATCATGAAGATTCAATAAAAGGTTTAGCTAAACAATATAATATTCATTGGACTCTTATTCGTAGATGGATTGATAAGGCTAAGTGTCAAGGTTTAGCTGCCTTATCTGTTAAACATACTAAAACTACTTATTCTTCTGACTTTAGGCTAAATGTGGTACGCTACTATTTAACACATTCTATTGGAGTTTCAAAGGTAGCGGCTAAGTTTAATATTAGTGATTCTCAAGTATACAATTGGGCTAAAAAGTTCAATGAAGAAGGATATGCTGGGCTGCTGCCTAAACAGAAAGGTCGGCCTAGGAAAGTGCCTAAAAAGAGTAAGAAGACAACTAAAAAGTTAGAACTTAGTGAAAAGCAAAAGTATGAAGAAAAAATTCTTAAGCAGGAAGCTGAATTAGAAAGACTTAGAGTGGAAAATCTTG GTCTTAAAAAAAGTGGCTGCCCGATATCCACGTTATCCAACAAACAAAAAACACAATTAATACAGGATATTCGGGCAAAACACCATCAAATTAAACTTAAGGTCTTATTTAAAGTGCTCAAATTAAATAGAAAGACTTACTATGACAATGTAAAAAATAGAATTAATCAAGCTGATAAGTATGCTTTAGTAAAAGAGAAGATTCAAGAAATCTATTATGGCTATGAAGGACAAGAAACATATGGTTATCGTCCTATGTGGGGAGCGTTAAGAGATGAAGGATTTAAACTTTCTCTAGAAACAGTACGTAAGTTAATGAGAAGTTTAGGAATAAAAACAACAATTTATCATAAAAATACTGGTAAATATAGTTCGTATAAGGGTAATGTAGGAAAGAAAGCACCAAATATCCTAAATCAAACTTTTGATGAAACAATCCCCTATAAAGTTCTTCATACCGATGTAACTGAATATAAACTAACTAGCGGCAAGAAAGTTTATATTTCTCCTGTAGTAGATGAGGCTTCTTTGGAGATTCTAGCTTGTGCAGTAAGTTATTCTCCTGAAATGAAAACTATTTATAATATGCTAGATGAACTAGCAGATAATCTTCCACCAGGAGCTGCTCCTATCCTTCATTCAGATCAAGGCTTTCAATATCAGAATCCAGGCTATCAGGCTCGACTAAAGAAAATGAATATAATCCAAAGCATGTCCCGAAAAGGAAATTGTCATGATAATGCACCAGGAGAAACGATATTTAATTTAATGAAGAGAGAAAAACTGAATCGACTTAAGATTGGAAGTTTAGAAGAGATGAAGGAAATTCTGAAAGATTATATTTATTGGTTTAACAATGTTAGAAGATCAAACAAATTAAAATACACGACTCCTGTAAAATACAGAAATCGTGTATTATCAAATCTTTAA